Proteins encoded within one genomic window of Apis mellifera strain DH4 linkage group LG1, Amel_HAv3.1, whole genome shotgun sequence:
- the LOC113219329 gene encoding uncharacterized protein LOC113219329 has translation MSFQELKLRSVNNLTATPSYKRNNRKLCAINRATNLRVCEKSVCACVRACMRAHCSRALGTFQRDFRAELLAYLGIRLTDSKYSISVNGHKENKHRFVVPTTSRFPTNGLNTAQIIVSI, from the exons ATGAGTTTTCAAGAGTTAAAATTGCGAAGTGTGAACAATCTAACGGCAACACCGAGTTATAAACGTAATAATAGAAAGTTGTGCGCTATAAATCGGGCGACGAATTTAAGAGTGTGCGAGAAGAGTGtatgtgcgtgcgtgcgtgcgtgtatgCGCGCGCATTGTAGCCGTGCACTGGGGACGTTCCAGAGAGACTTTCGAGCTGAATTGCTCGCGTATTTAGGAATTCGTCTAACCGATTCCAAATATAGTATCAGCGTAAACGGGCACAA agagAACAAGCATCGATTCGTCGTTCCAACTACGTCCAGATTTCCAACTAACGGATTGAACACCGCACAAATCATCGTTTCCATTTAA